A genomic window from Luteolibacter sp. LG18 includes:
- a CDS encoding AraC family transcriptional regulator — protein sequence MDRKTPVSAYSHHYLPIPDDLLHSGMYVTSVGRSVVAPGAPYPAHQHPSLYHFSWEQGRTLPEFSLLLVAKGSGLLETREIGRTRLKEGNVVLVFPGVWHRYRPDPETGWMEKWVHFNGKFAHTLMEQNLITPLRPVLEPADPEEVGRSLDRLLGLVDEAPTSNSLKLSLLAMGALGLALGSVPVSAPRSPRRQKGTAGDPVVEAAIDYIWTRSHKVLSVPDVAAALGITRRTLERRMMATTGHSVLDEIIGCRFSRAERLLRETDLPVRTIVDLAGFGSTENFRQVFVKRVGMSPAAYRAQYRHFPNGEGESPA from the coding sequence ATGGACCGGAAAACTCCAGTCAGCGCCTACAGCCACCACTATCTGCCGATCCCGGACGACCTGCTGCACAGCGGCATGTACGTGACCAGCGTGGGGCGTTCCGTGGTGGCGCCTGGAGCTCCGTATCCCGCGCACCAGCATCCCTCGTTGTATCACTTCTCTTGGGAGCAGGGCCGCACCCTGCCCGAGTTCTCGCTGTTGCTGGTGGCGAAGGGCAGCGGTTTGCTGGAGACCCGCGAGATTGGCCGGACCCGGTTGAAGGAAGGGAACGTGGTGCTGGTCTTCCCGGGTGTGTGGCACCGCTACCGGCCGGATCCGGAGACGGGCTGGATGGAGAAGTGGGTGCATTTCAATGGCAAGTTCGCCCACACGCTCATGGAGCAGAACCTGATCACGCCGCTACGCCCGGTGCTGGAGCCCGCCGATCCGGAGGAGGTTGGCCGCAGCCTGGACCGCTTGCTGGGGCTGGTGGACGAGGCGCCGACGTCGAATTCATTGAAACTCTCGCTGCTCGCGATGGGCGCGCTCGGGCTGGCACTTGGTTCGGTGCCGGTGTCCGCACCGCGCTCGCCACGCCGCCAGAAGGGGACCGCGGGAGATCCCGTAGTGGAGGCTGCCATCGATTACATCTGGACGCGCAGCCACAAGGTGTTGTCGGTGCCGGACGTGGCCGCCGCGCTCGGTATCACCCGCCGGACCTTGGAACGGCGCATGATGGCCACCACCGGCCATAGCGTGCTGGATGAGATCATCGGCTGCCGTTTCTCGCGCGCGGAGCGCCTGCTGCGGGAGACGGACCTGCCGGTACGGACCATCGTGGATCTGGCGGGATTCGGTAGCACCGAGAACTTCCGGCAGGTGTTCGTGAAACGGGTCGGCATGTCTCCGGCGGCTTACCGGGCGCAGTACCGCCATTTCCCGAATGGGGAGGGCGAGTCGCCGGCTTGA
- the rhaT gene encoding L-rhamnose/proton symporter RhaT, which translates to MNPLIGVFYHWLGGLASASFYIPYRGVKKWSWETYWLVGGFFSWIIAPMGFAYALVPDLWSVIASAEGKTLGLAYFFGMLWGIGGLTFGLTMRYLGIALGMAVALGFCAAFGTLVPPIFEGKFGALLANTSGQTILFGVLACLAGIGVSGMAGMSKENELSPEQKAATVKEFNFGKGMMVATLSGIMSSCFAFGLAAGKPLGEITKAALLKSGGSDLWQNLPVLVVVLWGGFTTNFVWCVILNVRNRSSHEYLNLRRSAVAEVSAAEGMMLSSAAEEKGVQDPYASPATSAEEETRHDAGPAPLLRNYVLSAIAGVTWYLQFFFYSMGETKMGEYGFSSWTLHMASIIIFSTLWGIALKEWKGTSKRTHVLIGIGLAVLIGSTVIVGYGTHLAATPAAH; encoded by the coding sequence ATGAATCCCCTGATCGGCGTTTTCTACCACTGGCTCGGCGGCCTGGCGTCCGCGAGTTTCTACATTCCCTACCGCGGGGTGAAGAAATGGTCCTGGGAGACCTACTGGCTGGTGGGCGGCTTCTTCAGCTGGATCATCGCGCCGATGGGCTTCGCCTACGCGCTGGTGCCGGACCTGTGGTCGGTGATCGCCTCCGCGGAGGGCAAGACGCTCGGGTTGGCGTATTTCTTCGGGATGCTGTGGGGCATCGGCGGCCTGACCTTCGGTCTCACGATGCGCTATCTCGGCATCGCCCTCGGCATGGCCGTGGCGCTCGGATTCTGTGCCGCATTCGGCACGCTCGTTCCGCCGATCTTCGAAGGCAAGTTCGGCGCGCTGCTGGCGAATACGTCCGGCCAGACCATCCTCTTCGGCGTGCTCGCCTGCCTCGCAGGCATCGGCGTGAGCGGCATGGCCGGCATGTCGAAGGAGAACGAGCTTTCTCCCGAGCAAAAGGCCGCGACGGTGAAGGAGTTCAATTTCGGCAAGGGCATGATGGTCGCGACCCTGTCCGGCATCATGAGCTCCTGCTTCGCCTTCGGCTTGGCCGCGGGCAAGCCGCTCGGTGAAATCACCAAGGCCGCCTTGCTGAAATCCGGCGGCAGCGACCTGTGGCAGAACCTGCCGGTGCTGGTGGTCGTGCTGTGGGGTGGCTTCACCACCAACTTCGTGTGGTGTGTGATTTTGAATGTGCGTAACCGTTCGAGCCACGAATACTTGAACCTGCGCCGCAGCGCGGTGGCCGAGGTGAGCGCGGCTGAAGGAATGATGCTTTCCAGCGCGGCAGAGGAGAAAGGTGTGCAGGATCCTTATGCTTCTCCAGCCACAAGCGCTGAGGAAGAGACGCGGCACGATGCCGGTCCGGCTCCCTTGCTTCGGAACTACGTCTTGTCCGCCATCGCCGGGGTGACGTGGTATCTCCAGTTCTTCTTCTACAGCATGGGCGAGACGAAGATGGGGGAATACGGCTTCTCCAGTTGGACGCTGCACATGGCGAGCATCATCATCTTCAGCACCCTGTGGGGCATCGCGCTGAAGGAGTGGAAGGGTACCAGCAAGCGCACCCACGTGCTCATCGGCATCGGCCTGGCCGTGCTGATCGGCTCCACGGTGATCGTGGGCTACGGCACCCACCTCGCGGCCACACCCGCCGCCCACTGA
- a CDS encoding DUF5069 domain-containing protein, translated as MTWNDRFLELFDRCVALYRGGNTDFTSYFDGGDVAFLASIGYKTREFFDFVEDFCEEGEPSASSALLVAAVRRDYFIVMQENITSNEVLTRDELPTFGDVLEGMAYLPRILAKARAKLRGELDPDIMFGCGGDRKFLRDHGNIPAPDFLRHVWAAHDDDKLLAGWVRDCQAGR; from the coding sequence ATGACTTGGAACGACCGTTTCCTCGAGCTTTTCGACCGCTGCGTGGCCCTCTACCGCGGCGGCAACACCGATTTCACCAGCTACTTCGACGGCGGCGACGTCGCCTTCCTGGCCTCGATCGGCTACAAGACCCGCGAGTTCTTCGATTTCGTGGAAGACTTCTGCGAGGAGGGCGAGCCCTCCGCGTCCTCCGCGCTGCTGGTGGCCGCCGTCCGCCGCGATTACTTCATCGTGATGCAGGAAAACATCACCAGCAACGAGGTGCTGACCCGCGACGAGCTGCCGACCTTCGGCGACGTGCTGGAGGGCATGGCCTACCTGCCCCGCATCCTGGCCAAGGCCCGTGCGAAGCTGCGCGGCGAGCTCGATCCGGACATCATGTTCGGCTGCGGCGGCGACCGGAAGTTCCTCCGCGACCACGGCAACATCCCGGCCCCCGATTTTCTCCGCCACGTCTGGGCCGCCCACGACGACGACAAGCTGCTCGCGGGCTGGGTCCGCGATTGCCAGGCGGGCCGCTGA
- a CDS encoding aldo/keto reductase, with amino-acid sequence MFDPKRYDGRMPYRRCGDSGLMFPAISLGFWHNFGHVDDLQEGRRIMHRAFDRGITHFDLANNYGPPAGSAEENVGRILIEDFVCHRDELVISTKAGHLMWDGPYGDCGSRKHLLSSLDQSLKRLRLDYVDVFYSHRPDPETRLEETMSALATAVHSGKALYAGLSKYPLKRLKKAVKILKDMGIRCLVYQPPYSILNRWPDTEGILDWLLDEGIGCVVFSPLAQGMLTPKYLGGIIPEGSRAARSEGFLQPAQLEAQQEKIRALGDLAAAAGMPLHHLAMQWVLRDPAVTSAIIGARTVKQLDDTLACLEAPPLDGDLLAAIDAVSPGVPQKEAEG; translated from the coding sequence ATGTTCGATCCCAAGCGATATGACGGCCGCATGCCCTACCGGCGGTGCGGGGATTCCGGTCTGATGTTCCCGGCCATTTCGCTCGGATTTTGGCACAATTTCGGTCACGTCGACGACCTTCAGGAAGGCCGCCGGATCATGCACCGCGCCTTCGACCGCGGCATCACCCACTTCGATCTCGCCAACAATTACGGCCCGCCCGCCGGCTCCGCGGAAGAGAACGTCGGCCGCATCCTGATCGAGGATTTCGTCTGCCACCGCGATGAGCTGGTGATCTCGACCAAAGCGGGCCACCTGATGTGGGACGGCCCCTATGGCGACTGCGGCTCGCGGAAGCATTTGCTGTCCTCGCTGGACCAATCGCTGAAGCGCCTGCGCCTCGATTACGTCGATGTTTTCTACTCCCACCGCCCCGATCCGGAAACGCGGCTGGAGGAAACCATGTCGGCGCTCGCCACCGCCGTGCACTCCGGTAAGGCGCTCTACGCCGGTCTTTCGAAATATCCGCTCAAACGTCTCAAGAAAGCGGTGAAGATCCTCAAGGACATGGGCATCCGCTGCCTGGTGTACCAGCCCCCCTACTCCATCCTGAACCGCTGGCCGGACACCGAGGGTATCCTCGATTGGCTGCTCGACGAAGGCATCGGCTGCGTGGTCTTCAGCCCGCTCGCCCAGGGCATGCTCACTCCGAAATATCTCGGTGGCATCATTCCGGAAGGCTCCCGTGCCGCCCGCAGCGAGGGCTTCCTGCAACCGGCCCAGCTTGAGGCGCAGCAGGAAAAGATCCGCGCGCTGGGCGATCTGGCCGCCGCCGCGGGCATGCCACTCCACCACCTGGCGATGCAGTGGGTGCTGCGCGATCCGGCGGTGACCTCCGCCATCATCGGCGCGCGCACCGTGAAGCAGCTGGACGACACGCTGGCCTGCCTGGAAGCCCCGCCGTTGGACGGCGACTTGCTGGCCGCGATCGACGCCGTTTCGCCCGGCGTGCCGCAGAAAGAGGCCGAGGGCTGA
- a CDS encoding autotransporter-associated beta strand repeat-containing protein yields the protein MKKTFAFAWFLAVTASTIVASSTAGGATLTWDGGGVGGTDFGTAANWTTDTLPSPATPDTAQWDNTVTGNLSLIYSNTAFSGAAGNAGINLSLLAAQVSNLSIDSGSNTGSARFNNVTVATGAGAFTLGDSANTFNITLGGAGGQTHTWTNDSANALTVNSDVLFGLGGGGAHTLALAGAGNLTFNNAINLSTLTVTKAGAGTATLNGSATLAGITATAGTLVINGTTNTAPVLTMNGGTVDLKKDISLTAAAIVTGTTGGTISASGGGKILLNVAGGDLGVNNGGTLNVNAVIANGTQSSIDFWNTAGGTGVVNLNADNTFDGTTNLQSGITAGGKIGDAGVAGSFGKNGTLNIGSATNGAPTLRYTGTGETNNRVLNLAGTTGGAILEQAGTGLLKFTSALTATGAGSKQFIVQGSTAGTGELAGAIVNNSATNVTNFKKDGTGIWTVSGANTYTGQTRVTNGILNYSGTLAAGGLMYVADTANINSMLKVSNNITAFQMFVGDNNPAYGSVVQTAGNVVFTQAAGIDNLRIGSATNGRGSYKITGGTLTANEMAVGASLAGTVGVLDVFGGSVTSNGWITIGRGGTTSSGVMTVDNGSVEYSKTAGAADANNSRLALNWAGTAGAQSIVNVRNNGTITGDDYIDLAAANTAGTLGEINLLTGGTLTGSRVMATNGNPTALLNFNGGTLKANSVNGGANFLANANIDAVNVYPGGGTIDNNGTNITVSNALIVPSGLGVSTIAVTDGGSGYLGAPMLTISGGTGSGASAVANMIDDGTGRGTFKIGSITVTSPGSYTVAPTTVTPSGAGATTVATIGAISTATNTSGGMAFNGSGTTTVSGVNTYSGATSIGATGGISLTGTLGSAGGTAITAAGSLNQSAAGLIVGTSSLNVTGGTTTLAGTNTYTGSTAVGAAGTLSLTGTIGSAGGTAVSTVGTFTESSAGVITGTSSLAVSGGTTTLAGTNTYTGGTSVTGGKLLLNGTAAINSSSGILVNGATAKLVENSSIMLNVPVSLTTGTVDGTGGIDSVTVGAGTGGVIANGDGTSAPLFVNNLTYLGAGAMSLNASNLSPSLTVGNLTVNGAVTVNATNSSWATGSDYTLVSFTNLLGTGGSFTLGTVGGLGARQIATLNTLGSALSLHIAGDVPVWTGGLSNEWSTNTLSSPKNWKLQNAGTNTDFLTNDGVVFGDSATGSTSINIVGANVSVTSMQFTNSSLPYSISSTGGFGIVGTGGLQKSGFGSLTLNTANTFSGGVTLQDGQLNINNASALGGGLVTIAGGSFDNTSGSAITLSTNNAQHWDGNLLFLGSNSLSLGTGAVTLSGDRMVITNGSTLTAGGSISGAYGLTKAGAGTLVLGGAASNFTGGVNATDGGLVVNSATALGTGTLHMSGATVLNNTSGSAITLTSNNPILWDNDFTFAGGQSLSFGTGPITMGGSGTDRTLTVTANTLTAGSLNGTFGLIKEGAGNLALGSAGTSTIGGTLAVNAGKLQIGINDFTATGLTGAGTIENGGAIGRWLYINNNADNTFTGVIQSGTGGAGVGLRKAGTGKLTLTNNNTFSEQVTSAGGLLNINGTATVTRAIAPSVLASGGSIHVPSGATITATSELWLASVEGQYGSLTIDGGTVSVGSWLPFGRGGGNGLLNHNGGTLTVSSNNISIGSFGGSTVATDLHGVATLRGNSITNVTATAANQGNVYVGENTTGVLTIQDNAQLTVSGTLGVQIGKQNTTLSNGIVNLNGGLILTPIVSPGTGTSRFNFNGGILQAKAANAAFMTGLGRANVRENGAIIDTNGFAITVGQALVAPSGSGVSATGLSVSGSGYYDTPIVQISGGGGTGATAVATIDSAGNLTGIVMTNAGIDYTSPPTFTLVGGGGTGSVLGTATLVTNTSGGLNVLGAGTLTLSGVNTYDGVTNIGSSLTTNVTTVVANNAAALGSTAAGTVLNGVANGTGTGTLLQLGSGIVVPAGESLTIATGDATQRASMSVAGTTDVATWNGPITLSGLGRAQLYSSGSTSSTLTINGNITGSAGSGFAVRGGTVAAATGVLNGTISIGSTTFLKTDVSTWTINSTGNTWGATTVAQGTLKLGANDALPVTTGVTIGQAGATAVLDLNGKNQTITGIAGVAGSTAISVTSASAATFTVNNALAQAYGVNGGVITGAITLAKTGAGTLTLSAANAYTGDTLVNGGTLSITPNVGVTPNFADGADVKLATGGVLDLNYTGTDVVDEFYIDGVAQAQGTWGSLASTATNKTSRITGNGILSVTTGPVGGVFDTWASSKGLTSGNNGKSDNPDNDGLNNLGEFGFDGNPLSGDSSGSNAKVVVKVAPVGGVNYLTLSIPVRGNSTTFSGTTEQISTLVDGIYYHVQGSNDLGPFTATVVEVTGADATSIQSTLPSLSTGWFYHTFRSQNPVSGLSKTFLRAKVTE from the coding sequence ATGAAAAAAACCTTCGCTTTCGCCTGGTTTCTCGCCGTAACCGCTTCGACGATCGTTGCCTCCTCCACCGCGGGTGGGGCGACTTTGACGTGGGACGGTGGCGGCGTCGGCGGCACCGATTTCGGTACGGCCGCCAACTGGACCACCGACACACTGCCCAGCCCGGCCACCCCGGACACGGCCCAATGGGACAACACCGTCACGGGCAACCTGAGCCTGATTTACAGCAACACCGCGTTCTCGGGAGCAGCCGGCAACGCTGGTATCAATCTGAGCCTGCTCGCGGCCCAGGTCAGCAACCTCAGCATCGACAGCGGCAGCAATACCGGTTCCGCGCGTTTCAACAACGTGACCGTCGCGACCGGAGCCGGTGCGTTCACGCTCGGCGACAGCGCGAACACCTTCAATATCACGCTCGGCGGCGCGGGTGGCCAGACCCATACCTGGACCAATGATTCCGCCAACGCCCTCACGGTGAACAGCGATGTGCTCTTCGGCCTTGGCGGCGGCGGTGCCCACACCCTGGCGCTGGCAGGTGCGGGCAACCTTACCTTCAACAACGCCATCAACCTGAGCACCCTCACGGTGACCAAGGCCGGTGCTGGCACGGCCACCCTGAACGGTTCGGCCACTTTGGCCGGCATCACCGCCACCGCTGGCACGCTCGTCATCAACGGGACGACCAACACCGCGCCTGTCCTCACGATGAACGGCGGCACGGTGGATCTGAAAAAGGACATCAGCCTGACCGCGGCGGCGATCGTTACGGGAACTACTGGCGGCACGATCAGCGCGAGCGGCGGCGGCAAGATCCTCCTGAACGTGGCGGGTGGCGACCTCGGTGTGAACAACGGCGGCACGCTTAACGTCAACGCGGTCATTGCCAACGGCACCCAGTCCTCGATCGATTTCTGGAACACCGCCGGTGGCACGGGCGTGGTCAACCTGAATGCCGACAATACCTTCGACGGTACCACCAACCTCCAGTCCGGCATTACGGCAGGGGGCAAGATCGGGGACGCGGGCGTGGCCGGCTCCTTCGGCAAGAATGGCACCCTCAACATCGGCAGTGCTACCAACGGGGCGCCCACTCTCCGCTACACCGGCACGGGTGAAACCAACAACCGCGTGCTGAACCTCGCTGGCACCACCGGTGGCGCGATCCTCGAGCAGGCGGGCACCGGACTGCTCAAGTTCACCTCCGCCCTCACCGCGACAGGCGCGGGTTCGAAGCAGTTCATCGTGCAGGGCTCGACGGCCGGCACGGGTGAGCTTGCCGGGGCGATCGTCAACAACAGCGCGACGAACGTCACCAACTTCAAGAAGGACGGCACCGGCATCTGGACCGTGTCCGGAGCGAACACCTACACGGGCCAGACCCGCGTCACCAACGGCATCCTCAATTATTCCGGTACGCTCGCGGCCGGTGGGCTGATGTATGTCGCGGATACCGCGAACATCAACTCGATGTTGAAGGTCTCGAACAACATCACCGCATTCCAGATGTTCGTGGGGGACAACAACCCGGCCTATGGTTCGGTGGTCCAGACCGCGGGTAACGTGGTCTTCACCCAGGCGGCGGGCATCGACAACCTCCGCATCGGTTCCGCCACCAACGGCCGCGGTTCCTACAAGATTACCGGCGGAACGCTTACAGCCAATGAAATGGCCGTCGGCGCCAGCCTTGCCGGCACCGTCGGGGTGCTCGATGTGTTCGGGGGCTCCGTCACCTCGAACGGCTGGATCACGATCGGCCGTGGGGGTACGACCAGCTCCGGTGTCATGACCGTGGACAACGGCTCGGTGGAATACAGCAAAACGGCCGGTGCGGCCGATGCCAACAACAGCCGCTTGGCTTTGAACTGGGCTGGCACCGCTGGCGCACAGTCGATCGTCAACGTCCGGAACAACGGAACGATCACCGGTGACGATTATATCGATCTTGCGGCGGCAAACACGGCAGGCACCCTGGGAGAAATCAACCTTCTTACCGGCGGCACGCTGACTGGTTCCCGCGTGATGGCGACCAACGGCAACCCCACCGCGCTGCTCAACTTCAATGGCGGCACCTTGAAGGCGAACTCCGTCAACGGTGGCGCGAACTTCCTGGCCAACGCCAACATCGACGCCGTCAACGTCTACCCAGGCGGTGGCACGATCGACAACAACGGCACCAACATCACGGTGTCCAATGCCCTCATCGTTCCCAGCGGGCTCGGTGTGAGCACCATCGCCGTGACCGACGGTGGCAGCGGCTACCTCGGTGCGCCGATGCTCACGATTTCCGGTGGCACCGGCTCCGGCGCGAGCGCCGTGGCGAACATGATCGATGACGGCACGGGCCGCGGCACCTTCAAGATCGGCTCCATCACCGTGACCAGCCCCGGCAGCTACACCGTGGCACCGACCACCGTGACGCCTTCCGGCGCGGGTGCCACCACCGTGGCCACCATCGGCGCGATCAGCACCGCCACCAACACCAGCGGTGGCATGGCCTTCAATGGCAGCGGCACCACCACCGTCTCCGGGGTGAATACCTATTCCGGTGCCACCTCCATCGGCGCCACCGGCGGCATCAGCCTCACCGGCACGCTCGGTTCGGCGGGCGGCACCGCCATCACCGCGGCGGGCAGCCTCAACCAGTCCGCGGCCGGTTTGATCGTCGGAACCTCCTCGCTCAACGTGACGGGCGGCACCACCACCCTGGCCGGTACCAATACCTACACCGGCTCCACCGCCGTGGGCGCGGCCGGCACCTTGTCCCTCACCGGTACCATCGGTTCGGCCGGTGGCACGGCGGTCAGCACGGTCGGCACCTTCACCGAAAGCTCGGCGGGTGTGATCACCGGAACTTCCTCGCTCGCGGTCAGCGGGGGCACGACCACCCTGGCCGGCACGAACACCTACACCGGCGGCACTTCGGTTACCGGTGGTAAGCTGCTGTTGAACGGCACTGCGGCCATCAACTCAAGCAGCGGCATTCTTGTCAACGGGGCCACGGCCAAGCTGGTCGAAAACAGCTCCATCATGCTCAACGTTCCGGTGAGCCTGACGACCGGCACGGTTGACGGCACCGGAGGGATCGATTCGGTCACGGTCGGTGCCGGCACCGGCGGCGTGATCGCCAATGGCGACGGCACCTCCGCCCCGCTGTTCGTGAACAACTTGACCTACCTCGGCGCCGGCGCGATGAGCCTGAACGCCAGCAACCTGAGCCCCTCTCTGACGGTGGGGAACCTCACGGTCAACGGCGCTGTCACCGTCAACGCCACGAACTCGAGCTGGGCCACGGGTTCCGATTACACCCTGGTGAGTTTCACGAACTTGCTGGGCACGGGTGGCTCCTTCACGCTCGGCACCGTGGGAGGGCTTGGCGCTCGCCAGATCGCCACGCTCAATACCCTTGGCTCCGCTCTCAGCCTGCACATCGCCGGTGATGTTCCGGTGTGGACCGGCGGACTCAGCAACGAGTGGTCGACCAACACGCTGTCTTCTCCGAAGAACTGGAAACTGCAGAACGCCGGCACCAACACCGACTTCCTCACCAACGACGGAGTGGTCTTCGGCGACAGCGCCACCGGTTCCACCTCGATCAACATCGTCGGTGCGAACGTCAGCGTGACGAGCATGCAGTTCACGAACTCGTCGCTGCCCTACTCGATCTCCAGCACCGGCGGCTTCGGCATCGTCGGCACCGGCGGCCTGCAGAAGAGCGGTTTTGGTTCGCTCACCCTCAACACGGCCAACACTTTCTCCGGCGGAGTCACGCTGCAGGATGGCCAACTCAACATCAACAACGCCTCCGCGCTGGGCGGCGGCCTCGTCACGATCGCGGGTGGTTCGTTCGACAACACGAGCGGTTCCGCGATCACGCTGAGCACGAACAACGCGCAGCACTGGGATGGTAACCTGCTGTTCCTCGGCTCCAACTCGCTGAGCCTCGGCACCGGCGCTGTGACGCTCTCGGGCGACCGCATGGTGATCACGAACGGCTCGACCCTCACGGCTGGCGGCTCGATCAGTGGTGCCTACGGTCTGACGAAGGCCGGTGCGGGCACCCTCGTTCTCGGCGGCGCGGCGAGCAACTTCACCGGTGGCGTCAATGCGACCGATGGCGGCCTGGTGGTGAACTCGGCCACCGCGCTCGGCACCGGCACGTTGCACATGAGCGGCGCCACCGTGCTGAACAACACCAGCGGTTCGGCGATCACGCTCACCAGCAACAACCCGATCCTCTGGGACAATGACTTCACCTTCGCCGGTGGTCAAAGCCTGAGCTTCGGCACCGGCCCGATCACCATGGGTGGATCCGGCACGGACCGCACCCTCACGGTGACCGCGAACACGCTGACGGCGGGCTCCTTGAACGGCACCTTCGGCCTGATCAAGGAAGGCGCGGGCAATCTCGCGCTCGGCAGCGCCGGCACCAGCACCATCGGCGGCACCCTCGCGGTGAACGCCGGCAAGCTCCAGATCGGCATCAACGATTTCACCGCCACCGGCTTGACCGGTGCCGGCACGATCGAAAACGGAGGCGCGATCGGACGTTGGCTGTATATCAACAACAACGCCGACAACACCTTCACCGGGGTCATCCAGAGCGGCACTGGCGGTGCCGGCGTGGGTCTGCGCAAGGCGGGGACTGGCAAGCTGACGCTGACGAACAACAACACCTTCAGCGAGCAGGTCACCTCGGCCGGTGGCCTCCTGAACATCAACGGCACCGCGACGGTCACCCGCGCGATCGCCCCCAGCGTGCTGGCTTCCGGCGGCAGCATCCACGTGCCGTCCGGCGCGACGATCACCGCGACCAGTGAGCTCTGGCTCGCCAGCGTGGAGGGCCAGTATGGCTCGCTCACGATCGATGGTGGCACGGTGTCGGTGGGTAGCTGGCTGCCCTTCGGCCGCGGCGGTGGCAATGGTTTGCTCAACCACAACGGCGGCACCCTGACCGTCTCGTCGAACAACATCTCGATCGGATCCTTCGGTGGTTCCACGGTGGCCACCGATCTCCACGGCGTGGCTACCCTGCGCGGGAACAGTATCACGAACGTGACCGCCACCGCGGCCAACCAGGGCAACGTCTACGTCGGCGAGAACACCACCGGGGTTCTCACCATCCAGGACAACGCCCAGTTGACCGTGAGCGGCACCCTCGGTGTCCAGATTGGCAAGCAGAACACGACGCTCTCCAACGGCATCGTGAACCTGAACGGCGGTCTCATCCTGACCCCGATCGTTTCGCCCGGCACCGGCACCAGCCGCTTCAACTTCAATGGCGGCATCCTCCAGGCGAAGGCCGCGAACGCCGCCTTCATGACTGGTCTCGGCCGGGCCAACGTTCGCGAGAACGGCGCGATCATCGACACCAACGGTTTCGCCATCACGGTGGGCCAGGCGCTGGTGGCTCCGAGCGGCTCCGGTGTTTCGGCCACCGGCCTCTCGGTGAGCGGCAGCGGTTACTATGACACGCCGATCGTCCAGATCTCGGGCGGTGGCGGCACCGGTGCCACGGCCGTGGCCACCATCGACTCCGCCGGCAACCTGACGGGCATCGTGATGACCAACGCGGGCATCGACTACACCAGCCCGCCGACCTTCACCCTCGTCGGTGGCGGCGGCACCGGTTCGGTTCTCGGCACCGCGACGTTGGTGACGAATACCAGCGGCGGCCTGAACGTCCTCGGCGCGGGCACGCTCACCTTGTCTGGCGTGAACACCTATGACGGCGTGACGAACATCGGCAGCAGCCTGACCACGAACGTGACCACGGTGGTGGCGAACAACGCCGCCGCGCTCGGCTCCACGGCCGCGGGCACCGTCCTGAACGGCGTGGCCAATGGCACGGGCACCGGCACGCTGCTCCAGCTCGGCTCGGGTATCGTCGTTCCCGCCGGTGAATCGCTCACGATCGCCACGGGCGATGCCACGCAGCGGGCGTCGATGTCCGTCGCCGGCACCACCGATGTCGCCACCTGGAACGGCCCGATCACCCTCTCGGGACTCGGCCGCGCCCAACTCTACTCGAGCGGCAGCACCAGCAGCACCCTCACGATCAATGGCAACATCACCGGCTCCGCCGGCAGCGGATTCGCCGTGCGCGGTGGCACCGTCGCCGCGGCCACCGGGGTGCTGAACGGCACTATCTCGATCGGCTCCACGACGTTCCTGAAGACTGACGTGAGCACCTGGACCATCAACTCCACCGGCAACACCTGGGGCGCGACCACGGTGGCCCAAGGCACCCTGAAGCTCGGCGCGAATGACGCCCTGCCGGTGACCACCGGCGTGACGATCGGCCAGGCGGGAGCCACCGCGGTGCTCGACTTGAACGGCAAGAACCAGACGATCACCGGTATCGCCGGTGTGGCCGGTTCCACCGCGATCAGCGTCACCAGTGCCTCGGCTGCCACCTTCACGGTGAACAACGCCCTGGCCCAGGCCTACGGGGTCAACGGCGGTGTCATCACCGGCGCGATCACCCTGGCGAAGACCGGGGCCGGCACGCTGACCCTCAGCGCCGCCAATGCCTACACCGGCGACACGCTGGTGAACGGTGGCACGCTCAGCATCACGCCGAACGTCGGGGTGACCCCGAACTTCGCGGATGGGGCGGATGTCAAGCTGGCCACGGGTGGTGTGCTCGACCTGAACTACACCGGCACCGACGTGGTGGATGAGTTCTACATCGATGGTGTGGCGCAGGCCCAGGGCACCTGGGGCTCGCTGGCCTCGACGGCGACCAACAAGACCAGCCGCATCACGGGTAACGGTATCCTCAGTGTCACGACCGGCCCGGTGGGTGGAGTCTTCGACACTTGGGCGTCCTCCAAGGGCCTCACCTCGGGTAACAACGGCAAGTCCGATAACCCGGACAACGACGGCCTGAACAACCTCGGTGAATTCGGTTTCGATGGCAATCCGCTCTCGGGCGACTCCAGCGGCAGCAACGCCAAGGTGGTCGTCAAGGTGGCTCCGGTCGGTGGTGTGAACTATCTCACGCTTTCGATTCCGGTTCGTGGCAACAGCACGACCTTCTCGGGCACCACCGAGCAGATCTCCACGCTGGTCGATGGCATCTACTACCACGTGCAGGGTTCCAACGACCTCGGACCGTTCACCGCCACGGTGGTGGAGGTGACGGGAGCGGATGCAACCAGCATCCAGTCCACGCTGCCCTCGTTGTCCACGGGTTGGTTCTACCACACCTTCCGCTCGCAGAATCCGGTGAGCGGCCTCTCGAAGACCTTCCTCCGCGCGAAGGTCACCGAGTGA